In Papaver somniferum cultivar HN1 chromosome 1, ASM357369v1, whole genome shotgun sequence, a genomic segment contains:
- the LOC113323984 gene encoding cadmium-induced protein AS8-like, producing the protein MVLMIIKGLFRRYERWNPVHPTTGAFWGMGLGIGCGVGWGPGFGPEVIGYVGAGCGVGFSVGITFAGVGIGLPANFLLKSPYKALAATTGLVRSNTLPAMRNMTVDGWNHIQPQISGFQRDISGRMYGFNHQARSILEFLGVQKAFLTCK; encoded by the exons ATG GTCCTGATGATTATAAAGGGATTATTTAGGAGGTATGAGAGATGGAATCCAGTTCATCCAACTACTGGAGCATTTTGGGGCATGGGATTAGGGATTGGATGTGGTGTTGGTTGGGGTCCTGGTTTTGGTCCTGAGGTTATTGGATATGTTGGTGCTGGCTGTGGTGTTGGGTTTAGTGTTGGTATCActtttgctggtgttggcattggTCTTCCTGCTAATTTCCTTCTCAAATCTCCGTATAAAG CTCTTGCGGCAACCACGGGGCTCGTCAGATCAAATACTCTTCCTGCCATGAGGAACATGACGGTGGATGGTTGGAACCATATTCAACCACAAATATCTGGTTTCCAAAGAGACATTAGCGGAAGAATGTATGGATTCAATCATCAAGCTAGGTCTATTTTGGAATTTCTGGGCGTTCAGAAAGCATTCCTTACCTGCAAATAA
- the LOC113323975 gene encoding putative disease resistance protein At1g50180, which produces MADGAVQVLLETITKLLLAETAFLKGVKEQINQLEDELKWMHLYVKDADENHKSDEMLKLFAKQMRDIIFDAEDVIDEFMLKIVNHKRHQKDSKALNIINIPFRHGLGNRIKKINARVEKLKSMEKHKTKFDGTEAANRDSSLSLQQQIKERRSAIFNEIRRQQEPVQMYEGSARQVIQSLLIGDEGDNDKKLRIISIIGMGGVGKTTLSQKIFNDRNVVEQFKCRAFVYISEVYSLPDLLKSIMKSCGSDDSDEEVTSEKVRAHLEKQKYLIVLDDIWDTNAWIKLRDSFPDANNGSRVLLTTRHKLVALDAEKSSTNTNNIHELSAINDESESWELFLQSYLHKEYDLSDNLVQLGKQMVKRCHGLPLAIVVLGGLLSFQVKKHSVRHVCSVWSDENSRSSWLLSQGNDSYKCTGILGLSYDYLPYHLKPCFLYMSLFPGNSMIQVTKLFQYWIAEGLIESKSGGQMLEDTAEDYLEELICRSLIQVGKRRSDGRVKTCHIHGILHGISVSESTEDEFSQTCGSIAEFNRKQNNSRRVAVCCNEQTEQYLSKSQNTRIRSLMCHGDVHLPEKKYFSYLFGGFKSLRVLEFYGYTGIISLPKEVGELILLRYLSLGKTKLKKINTSYLSKLVNLQTLNLKGHEVVLDDQIWCLEQLRHLYLKNIRLPAAIDRRNSVISTVHKLGIDNLKKLQLLRIRAGDWLKDGGLEKLSSLRKLKIEECLVSHSGDISSAATNLTNLRSLALIYKTSINEPVINEEVPLATIQFSNHTSLISLHLKGHILDWPRDIVSFPPQLCKLKLEWSWMTEDPMLILEKLPSLRFLHLGFECYTEMQMVCSEGGFASLEILELVSILSLEKWKINKEALVRLAKLEIRGCENMKKIPRGLQQLTSLKELRVANMPQLRRRMAKNIGEDWHKIKHIPSRVMLL; this is translated from the coding sequence ATGGCTGACGGCGCTGTTCAAGTTTTGCTGGAAACGATAACAAAACTGCTACTCGCGGAGACTGCTTTTCTGAAAGGAGTTAAAGAGCAGATAAATCAACTTGAGGATGAACTCAAATGGATGCATTTATATGTCAAAGACGCAGATGAGAATCATAAGTCAGATGAAATGTTAAAGCTTTTTGCCAAGCAAATGCGAGATATAATCTTTGACGCTGAGGATGTCATTGATGAATTCATGCTCAAGATCGTCAATCACAAACGGCATCAAAAGGACTCTAAAGCTCTCAATATCATTAACATACCATTTCGGCACGGACTAGGAAATCGAATTAAAAAGATCAATGCCAGGGTAGAGAAACTAAAATCCATGGAAAAGCATAAAACTAAATTTGATGGGACTGAAGCAGCAAATCGTGACTCATCTTTGTCGTTGCAACAACAGATAAAGGAAAGAAGATCTGCAATCTTCAATGAAATACGTCGTCAGCAAGAACCCGTCCAAATGTATGAGGGTAGCGCGAGACAAGTCATTCAGTCATTATTGATAGGAGATGAAGGTGATAATGATAAGAAACTACGCATAATTTCGATCATAGGCATGGGTGGTGTAGGTAAGACTACTTTGTCCCAGAAAATTTTTAATGATAGAAATGTTGTGGAACAATTCAAATGTCGGGCATTTGTTTATATATCAGAAGTATATAGTTTGCCAGATCTCTTAAAGAGCATTATGAAAAGTTGTGGGTCCGACGACTCTGATGAGGAGGTGACGAGTGAGAAGGTCCGTGCACATTTGGAGAAACAGAAGTACTTGATAGTGTTAGATGACATATGGGATACAAATGCTTGGATAAAGTTAAGAGATTCTTTCCCGGATGCAAACAATGGGAGCAGAGTGTTACTTACGACTCGCCATAAACTTGTAGCTCTGGATGCTGAAAAATCTTCAACTAACACCAACAATATCCATGAGTTGTCCGCAATAAATGATGAAAGTGAGAGTTGGGAGCTCTTTCTACAAAGCTATTTACACAAGGAGTATGATTTATCAGATAATTTGGTGCAGCTTGGGAAACAGATGGTGAAAAGGTGCCACGGGTTACCTCTAGCGATAGTGGTGCTAGGAGGCCTCTTATCGTTCCAAGTAAAGAAACATTCTGTGCGACATGTATGTTCTGTATGGTCTGACGAAAATTCCCGCTCGAGTTGGCTTTTGAGTCAAGGTAATGATTCCTACAAATGCACAGGAATTCTAGGATTGAGTTATGATTACTTGCCCTATCACTTAAAACCATGCTTTCTTTATATGAGTCTTTTTCCTGGCAATAGCATGATCCAAGTAACAAAGTTGTTTCAGTACTGGATTGCTGAAGGACTTATCGAAAGCAAAAGTGGAGGACAAATGTTGGAAGACACTGCAGAGGATTACTTGGAAGAACTAATATGTAGAAGTTTGATCCAGGTCGGTAAAAGGAGAAGTGATGGAAGAGTTAAAACTTGTCATATCCATGGTATACTTCATGGAATCTCTGTCTCAGAATCTACAGAAGATGAGTTTTCTCAAACCTGTGGTAGCATTGCTGAATTTAATAGAAAACAGAACAACAGTCGCCGAGTAGCTGTTTGTTGTAATGAGCAGACTGAGCAGTACTTATCCAAATCTCAAAACACTAGGATTCGTTCTTTGATGTGTCATGGGGATGTACATCTTCCAGAAAAGAAATACTTCAGCTATTTATTTGGGGGATTCAAATCACTAAGGGTGCTGGAATTCTACGGTTATACTGGTATTATTTCACTACCAAAGGAGGTAGGAGAACTCATACTTCTGAGGTACTTGAGCTTGGGGAAAACTAAGCTAAAAAAGATTAATACGAGTTACTTAAGTAAACTTGTCAATCTGCAAACTCTTAACCTCAAAGGTCATGAAGTAGTGCTGGATGATCAAATTTGGTGCTTGGAGCAATTGAGACATTTATATCTGAAGAATATTCGACTACCTGCAGCAATTGATAGAAGGAATTCGGTGATATCTACTGTTCATAAGTTAGGAATTGATAATCTAAAAAAACTCCAATTGTTACGCATCCGGGCTGGGGATTGGTTAAAGGATGGTGGGTTGGAGAAGCTGAGTTCTCTCAGAAAGCTAAAAATAGAAGAATGCTTGGTATCGCACTCAGGCGACATTTCTAGTGCCGCTACCAACCTTACGAACCTTCGGTCGTTGGCACTGATATATAAAACCTCTATCAATGAACCAGTAATCAATGAAGAAGTACCCCTAGCAACCATCCAATTTTCAAACCACACTTCTCTCATAAGTTTACATTTAAAGGGACACATCCTCGATTGGCCAAGAGATATAGTTTCATTCCCGCCACAACTTTGTAAGCTAAAGTTGGAGTGGTCATGGATGACAGAGGACCCGATGCTGATATTAGAGAAGCTGCCATCCTTAAGATTTCTACACTTAGGTTTTGAATGTTACACTGAAATGCAAATGGTTTGCTCAGAAGGAGGTTTTGCCAGTCTTGAAATTTTGGAACTTGTTTCTATATTGAGCTTAGAGAAATGGAAAATAAACAAGGAGGCACTAGTAAGGTTGGCAAAGCTGGAAATTCGTGGTTGCGAAAATATGAAGAAGATTCCTCGTGGGTTACAACAATTGACTTCACTAAAAGAGCTAAGAGTAGCTAATATGCCACAACTCCGGAGAAGGATGGCAAAGAACATCGGCGAGGATTGGCACAAGATCAAACATATTCCATCGAGGGTTATGCTTCTTTAA
- the LOC113323962 gene encoding uncharacterized protein LOC113323962, whose amino-acid sequence MEGIFVSGTSELEGIFVSGTSELLKRLVYVVDEELDWDSYHSWYALDISDHLESLRRTLETIEDVTFDAERKQMSDAVVKLWLIKLKEIAYDADDILDTLFYDAVLRSRNIKVPLFFSLHDPIDILLPDIIKNFDRVSSEMFNIYRRIRISNPPSQSSQKQKRLTSASDVDYLLQPKKYLKLRYDNLPSHLKQCFSYFSLFPKDWKFDRETLIQMWMAEGFLDQPSNRGNQNSLEDIGNDYFSSLLSCSLFENVEYDELGDIITFKMHNYVHDFALSVVGRHEVIVLNESEYEKSDRSEILRLQLVLDEGRLESSRAILLRGIKLRTIFCGCNLGWTLEMNSPKLRVIHLAGVCKFTIPDDYRNHLRYLHLTDCGIRKTDVSKLYLLQTLNLFKCRNVNSFLRKIGSLQFLRHLSISGSSVEVLPKSIVKLRNLQSLDISHLPISELPDSINDICSLRRLKFHNCHNLKALPSNLGSLTQLRSLDLEGTGITELPDSVSQICNLKRLNFRYCKNLKALPSNLGALTQLRSLNLEGSGITELPDSICRIYNLERLEFSNCSELKALPHDIGALTQLRSLNLEGTGIIELPESLTSNLWKFESVNINRLEVLMPFLVRKIGGVEHLAGLISLRVLEIRYLDYVKGLEDAGKADLGNKKKLRELSLKWEEEGVNSVEVLEDLRPHPNLEKLVIENFGGVKLPKWMGSSSIYCFLNLVELYLSNCNRCEKLPAMGMLPCLRVLWIYGMMSMKCLGQEFYYQEEEEEEESTTGSSEATTITISFPSLTRLELGDMDNLEEWVAPKPPYYICFPVLETLSIIGCCELTSIPDFQLCTSLRELTIEDCDKLNEESISYDFIQKEEQGADSSEVYLSPNSITIDRYLVKEITSGTPEHSGIQDIAALETEKSLCIRNLENVRGGKEDAERAKLKDKQHLEDLYLSWNSSSSNENGDDEYIDRSLNDGMVLEGLLPHPNLKILTISGFRGLKLPNWMGLSNFLPHLVELYFYECNSCEQLPSLGMLPCLRILQLERMSLVQSLTEEFYYQQQESSASSNVQIREEEVDIEKKSTTSSSSLSSSGVSVFPSLVQLSLIDMSILKEWAAPHLYFISFPSLERLIVSGCLRLKSIPFTSCCSLKSLVLRNTNDEAVNLILASTGGERTSLASVSTQYSPQLEFFPVVLLPNTTRIQSLEIAHCSNFQGFRIRDNEEFQAEVFSDTGFNTSINSLCSLKLFDCPALTSLPDLREWTSLTELWIEDCDKLKDSFSYDLASLPSLRALYVDSTINLPQK is encoded by the exons ATGGAAGGGATCTTTGTTAGTGGTACATCAGAATTGGAAGGGATCTTTGTTAGTGGTACATCAGAATTATTGAAAAGGTTGGTTTATGTTGTTGACGAAGAGTTGGATTGGGATTCTTATCATAGCTGGTATGCTCTGGATATCAGTGATCATCTGGAAAGTCTTAGAAGAACCTTGGAAACAATTGAGGATGTAACCTTTGATGCCGAGAGGAAGCAGATGAGCGATGCTGTTGTGAAACTCTGGTTAATAAAGCTCAAGGAAATTGCTTATGATGCTGATGATATTCTGGATACCTTGTTCTATGATGCGGTCTTGCGATCAAGGAACATTAAGGTACCCCTCTTCTTTTCATTACATGACCCAATAGACATCTTGCTTCCGGATATCATTAAAaattttgatcgagtttcaagtgAGATGTTCAACATTTATCGGAGAATTCGTATTAGTAACCCTCCTTCTCAAAGTAGTCAGAAACAGAAGAGACTGACTTCAGCTTCTGATGTAGATTATCTGCTACAACCGAAGAAATATTTGAAATTGAGGTATGACAATTTACCCTCCCATTTGAAACAATGTTTCTCATACTTTTCTTTGTTTCCTAAAGATtggaaatttgatagagagaccTTGATTCAAATGTGGATGGCTGAAGGTTTCCTTGATCAGCCATCTAATAGAGGAAATCAGAACTCTCTTGAAGACATTGGTAATGACTATTTCAGTAGTTTGTTGTCATGTTCATTATTTGAAAACGTAGAATATGACGAGCTAGGTGACATTATCACATTCAAAATGCATAATTATGTACATGATTTTGCACTAAGTGTTGTTGGCCGTCACGAAGTCATAGTTTTGAATGAAAGTGAATATGAAAAAAGTGATCGATCTGAAATCCTTCGACTACAGTTAGTTTTAGATGAAGGCAGGCTAGAAAGTTCAAGAGCTATATTACTTCGTGGGATAAAGTTGAGGACAATCTTTTGTGGCTGCAATTTAGGTTGGACGTTGGAAATGAATAGCCCGAAGCTACGTGTGATACATTTGGCTGGTGTATGTAAGTTTACAATTCCAGATGATTACCGTAACCATTTGAGGTACCTTCACCTCACAGATTGTGGAATTAGAAAAACAGACGTTAGTAAACTTTACCTTCTTCAGACTCTGAACCTTTTTAAATGCAGAAACGTTAACTCGTTTCTCCGAAAAATTGGATCTTTGCAATTCTTAAGGCATCTTAGTATCTCTGGTTCAAGTGTTGAAGTGCTACCTAAATCTATTGTTAAGCTCCGTAATTTGCAGAGTTTAGATATATCACATTTACCAATCTCAGAATTACCTGATTCCATCAATGATATTTGTAGTTTAAGGAGGTTGAAATTCCATAATTGCCATAATTTAAAAGCACTACCTAGTAACTTGGGATCTTTGACGCAGTTAAGGTCATTAGATTTGGAAGGTACTGGAATAACAGAGTTACCAGATTCAGTCTCTCAGATCTGTAATTTAAAGAGGTTAAACTTCAGGTACtgcaaaaatttaaaagcacTGCCCAGCAACTTAGGAGCTTTGACACAATTAAGGTCACTAAATTTGGAAGGTAGTGGAATAACAGAATTACCTGATTCAATCTGTCGCATCTACAATTTAGAGAGGTTGGAATTCAGTAACTGCAGTGAATTAAAAGCATTACCCCATGATATCGGAGCCTTGACACAATTAAGGTCACTAAATTTGGAAGGCACTGGAATAATAGAATTGCCTGAGTCTTTGACAAGCAACCTCTGGAAATTCGAGTCTGTGAACATTAATCGCCTGGAAGTATTAATGCCTTTCCTGGTAAGGAAAATTGGCGGTGTCGAACACTTAGCGGGCCTAATCTCCCTTCGTGTGTTAGAAATAAGATATTTAGACTATGTGAAAGGTCTTGAGGATGCCGGGAAGGCAGATTTAGGAAACAAGAAAAAACTTAGAGAATTGAGTCTAAAATGGGAAGAAGAAGGAGTTAATTCAGTTGAAGTGTTGGAAGATCTAAGGCCACATCCTAACTTGGAAAAATTGGTGATAGAAAATTTTGGGGGTGTAAAGCTTCCAAAGTGGATGGGTTCATCGTCTATTTATTGCTTCCTGAACTTAGTTGAGTTATATTTATCAAATTGCAACAGATGTGAGAAGCTTCCTGCAATGGGTATGCTCCCATGCCTCAGAGTTCTTTGGATATATGGAATGATGTCGATGAAGTGTTTGGGTCAAGAGTTTTATTaccaggaagaagaagaagaagaagaaagcactACTGGTTCTTCAGAAGCTACAACAATAACTATATCATTTCCTTCATTAACTAGGTTGGAGCTCGGGGATATGGATAATTTAGAAGAATGGGTTGCTCCTAAACCACCTTATTATATTTGCTTCCCTGTCCTTGAGACTCTATCAATCATTGGCTGCTGTGAATTGACATCAATACCAGATTTTCAATTATGTACTTCTCTGCGAGAATTAACCATAGAAGACTGCGACAAGTTGAATGAGGAGTCTATATCCTATGATTTTATTCAAAAAGAAGAGCAGGGTGCTGATTCTTCTGAAGTATACCTATCACCAAATTCAATTACTATCGACAG ATACTTGGTTAAGGAAATCACCTCTGGAACACCTGAGCACAG CGGAATTCAAGATATAGCGGCACTAGAGACGGAAAAGTCTTTATGTATTAGAAATCTCGAGAATGTGAGAGGTGGAAAGGAAGATGCAGAAAGAGCAAAGTTGAAGGACAAGCAACACCTTGaggatttgtatctatcttggaattcttcttcttctaatgaaAATGGTGATGATGAGTATATTGATAGGAGTCTCAATGATGGAATGGTGTTGGAAGGTCTCTTACCTCACCCTAATTTAAAGATATTGACAATATCTGGTTTCAGAGGTTTAAAGCTTCCAAATTGGATGGGGTTGTCTAATTTTCTTCCACATCTGGTGGAGTTATATTTTTACGAGTGCAATAGTTGCGAGCAGCTTCCCTCGCTGGGTATGCTCCCTTGTCTTAGAATTCTTCAGCTAGAGCGTATGAGTTTAGTGCAGTCTCTGACGGAAGAGTTTTATTATCAGCAACAGGAAAGTAGCGCCAGCAGCAACGTACaaataagagaagaagaagttgatattGAGAAAAAGTctacaacatcatcttcatcattatcatcatctggAGTATCCGTGTTCCCTTCGTTAGTTCAGTTGAGTCTTATAGATATGTCAATTTTAAAAGAATGGGCTGCTCCACATCTCTATTTTATATCCTTCCCATCCCTTGAAAGGTTGATTGTCAGTGGCTGTTTAAGGTTGAAATCCATACCATTTACTTCATGTTGTTCTCTTAAGAGCTTGGTGTTACGTAATACCAATGACGAGGCGGTGAACTTAATCTTAGCTAGTACAGGAGGGGAACGTACCTCCCTCGCATCCGTGTCTACACAGTATTCTCCGCAGCTTGAATTTTTCCCAGTGGTGTTACTCCCAAATACTACTCGCATTCAATCTTTAGAAATTGCGCACTGCTCCAACTTTCAAGGTTTTCGTATTCGAGACAACGAGGAATTCCAGGCAGAAGTATTTTCAGACACTGGTTTCAACACCAGCATCAACTCTCTCTGCTCATTGAAGTTATTTGACTGTCCTGCTTTGACATCTTTACCAGATTTACGAGAATGGACTTCTCTCACTGAACTATGGATTGAGGATTGTGATAAACTGAAAGATTCTTTTTCTTATGATTTGGCATCCCTCCCCAGTCTACGAGCACTGTATGTTGATAGCACCATCAATCTGCCTCAGAAGTAG